From the genome of Panulirus ornatus isolate Po-2019 chromosome 19, ASM3632096v1, whole genome shotgun sequence, one region includes:
- the LOC139755632 gene encoding uncharacterized protein: protein MSLMLVLLTVRALVMAGMSTGSSVLKNSEPHGGVVGMDAPQCVEDGMTLSCDYWNYTQVVYIDEGLGSLVHKVVVSHARRLNMSEGMCVNLTINNVTDLIVVEDEGGEPCKVNLELTARDSTLNRLPRWTSQMHLEDSTVNLLASDASIIQLTVVNSAIKVINISQPLQEGATATFLSSSIDTLERLIAERGSDILLYKTTVGVVSPIGLLLNGGNVTLRESSTATASGDSVLITPGSSLRLENYTGSLTVEATMNATSVISETRPSKRLCHCEPENPYFGMFVAMLILLLCLSIVAVFTGISFQRRKDRSGSSVRSFSGYIRRKMREMSADDFATLLLQREIGCDCLLALEKLRYRVVSSLHTEKLLHQALVTEIDRKFEAELVRARKDAQDKHTHLESCKATELGQIEELFNQEIGKPTRRNWDKVKHILERRKVEEEKLIHEKTREKIYDAEHHDNVQKLERKVCTVKENKEFITKLANLGRQTLSQWRKIIESSDVSLDANHHSRKLLLLMESLLQSRQNDMESRYERQIEEQDKKYLSDMKLQEKGFVGKCAQLEKDYREGCHKIFNEQKKELDALLSTDKLLEERIEELYQVKTRIRDVRLSLDVKKAQETYSERNLRVQHLDSVVQIQRGHMEDMERLIEVITDAQKFYVQVMRQSLAKGNDEGSQDEEEEDLERQPEDLDENSEEEMRFLSGRREEACVEDGSEGLHRHVEDLGTQTEE from the exons ATGTCCCTGATGCTCGTACTCTTGACGGTGAGGGCGTTGGTGATGGCTGGCATGTCTACCGGGTCCTCAGTTCTGAAGAATTCTGAGCCTCatggaggtgtggtggggatggatgCTCCCCAGTGTGTGGAGGACGGAATGACACTGTCCTGTGACTACTGGAATTACACGCAG GTGGTCTACATAGACGAAGGCCTTGGCTCCTTAGTTCATAAAGTTGTCGTAAGTCACGCCCGGAGGCTGAACATGAGCGAGGGGATGTGCGTTAACCTTACGATCAACAACGTAACAGATCTGATCGTGGTTGAGGACGAAGGGGGTGAGCCTTGTAAGGTCAACCTCGAACTAACGGCCAGAGACTCGACCCTGAACCGACTTCCGAGATGGACGAGTCAAATGCACCTTGAGGACAGCACCGTCAACTTGCTGGCCTCCGACGCGAGCATCATCCAACTCACAGTCGTCAACTCCGCCATTAAGGTCATCAATATCTCCCAGCCTCTCCAGGAGGGAGCCACCGCCACATTTCTATCGTCGAGCATCGACACGCTGGAGAGGTTGATCGCTGAGAGAGGCTCAGACATCCTCTTGTACAAGACTACCGTCGGCGTCGTATctcccattggtctgttgctgaaCGGGGGGAATGTGACCCTCAGAGAATCGTCGACAGCCACTGCGTCAGGAGACAGTGTCCTAATCACTCCCGGGTCCTCCCTGAGGCTGGAGAATTACACAGGCAGCCTGACGGTAGAGGCGACGATGAACGCCACGTCCGTCATTTCTGAGACGAGGCCGTCGAAACGCCTCTGTCACTGTGAACCTGAGAATCCTTATTTTGGAATGTTCGTAGCAATGCTTAttctcctcctctgtctctccaTTGTGGCTGTATTCACCGGGATATCCTTCCAGAGACGAAAGGATCGTTCCGGATCTTCCGTGCGCAGCTTCTCTGGCTACATCCGCCGTAAGATGAGGGAAATGAGCGCGGATGATTTCGCAACACTTTTGCTCCAGCGGGAAATTGGATGTGACTGTCTCCTGGCGCTGGAAAAGTTGAGGTATCGCGTCGTCTCGTCTCTCCATACTGAGAAGTTGCTCCATCAGGCTCTGGTTACAGAGATTGATAGGAAATTTGAAGCCGAACTCGTTCGCGCACGGAAAGATGCACAGGATAAACACACTCATTTAGAGTCTTGCAAAGCGACGGAACTTGGGCAAATAGAGGAGTTGTTTAATCAAGAAATTGGAAAGCCAACCAGACGCAACTGGGACAAAGTGAAACATATTCTGGAACGAAGGAAAGTTGAGGAAGAAAAATTGATACATGAGAAGACCAGGGAAAAGATTTATGATGCTGAGCACCACGACAATGTACAGAAACTCGAGCGGAAAGTTTGTACCGTCAAAGAAAATAAGGAGTTTATCACGAAGTTGGCTAATTTAGGAAGGCAAACCCTCTCTCAATGGCGCAAAATTATCGAGAGCTCTGACGTGAGTCTGGACGCAAATCACCATTCTAGAAAGTTACTCCTCCTTATGGAAAGTCTCCTACAATCTCGCCAGAATGATATGGAGAGCAGATACGAGCGTCAGATTGAGGAGCAGGACAAGAAGTACCTCAGTGACATGAAGCTGCAAGAGAAAGGCTTCGTCGGAAAATGCGCCCAGTTGGAAAAGGATTACAGGGAAGGCTGTCACAAGATCTTCAacgaacagaagaaggaactAGACGCCTTGCTCTCCACTGACAAACTCCTCGAAGAGAGGATCGAGGAATTGTACCAAGTCAAAACACGCATTCGAGACGTCAGGTTGAGCTTAGATGTGAAGAAAGCACAAGAGACGTACTCCGAAAGAAACCTGAGGGTTCAACATTTAGATTCAGTCGTACAGATCCAAAGGGGACATATGGAGGATATGGAGAGGCTGATTGAGGTAATCACAGATGCCCAGAAGTTCTACGTTCAGGTCATGCGTCAGTCGCTTGCCAAAGGTAACGACGAAGGCTcccaagatgaggaggaagaagacctcgAGCGCCAGCCTGAGGACCTGGATGAAaacagtgaggaagagatgaggttTCTGAGCGGTCGGAGGGAGGAAgcttgtgtggaggatggttcTGAGGGACTTCACAGACATGTGGAGGACCTGGGTACACAGACTGAGGAATAA